Within the Thermosynechococcus sichuanensis E542 genome, the region AACAGCCCCGCGATATTCACGCTGCTATGGGGGGTGTGGAAGCCGTAATTTGCTGCCATGGTAGTCAGTTACTCAGCCGTGCCATTCAGGCCATTGATTACCGTGCCACGTTAGATGTGATTCAGGCGGCTCAGGAACAGGGGGTGCGCCATGTCACGGTGATTTCTCCTTTGGCGGTGACGGGCGATCGCCAGCAGTCCCCCTTTCTCAAGGCCAAGTACGAAGTCGAGCAGGTACTTATCAGCAGTGGCCTGAACTACGCCATTTTCCGCTGTCCTACCCTCATGTCCAGTTTGCTCCCCCTTGCGGAGCGCTTTCAGCAGACGGGGGTTTACATTATCTTTGGGGATCCGCAGCATCGCTTGCAACTGCTCAGTCCCGAGGATTTAGCCCGCTGTATTCTCATTGCCAGTCAAGCCAGCCAGCCAGCCATTTTTAGCTTGGCGCATCCAGAGGTCTTCACCCGCCAAGAGATTGCCGATCGCCTCGGTCGCTTTTTCAATAAACGCCCCTTGGTCATGACGCTGCCCCTGAGTGTGATTGATGGTGCTCGCCAGTTTTTGGGATTCATGAATCGCG harbors:
- a CDS encoding SDR family oxidoreductase, giving the protein MYLVTGATGQLGLRVVRRCITLGLPVRAFVRLTSQYDLLKEWGAEIFIGDLQQPRDIHAAMGGVEAVICCHGSQLLSRAIQAIDYRATLDVIQAAQEQGVRHVTVISPLAVTGDRQQSPFLKAKYEVEQVLISSGLNYAIFRCPTLMSSLLPLAERFQQTGVYIIFGDPQHRLQLLSPEDLARCILIASQASQPAIFSLAHPEVFTRQEIADRLGRFFNKRPLVMTLPLSVIDGARQFLGFMNRDLEASLGTLRTLLAYEGLCPASEIERAQAYFQLSFESLETFLDRYF